One Dunckerocampus dactyliophorus isolate RoL2022-P2 chromosome 18, RoL_Ddac_1.1, whole genome shotgun sequence genomic region harbors:
- the LOC129171310 gene encoding golgin subfamily A member 4-like isoform X1 gives MMSKAPRWPEAVINKPTHRKSGKEASSLTVPVSSRGKQAGNTANKATSNGGRSHGICSKTGVTLKRSNHQGSASRPPKPAPQLCSSQSFSSLHTSSLNAASFMRSSRSLNRLDQRSTEDECDVVGSDSSVNKGPSSENKVLDSGEPFRKNKEQCHGDNDEKKQVSSSSETLNTASSELPTTACLQHADKVEKENKDALCAVTAGIQRNLVQTALENVRPTTVPASSQLEQNAEVDSKVAHRDSCLQENYSCEGAGKSHKQEERGEGELKMQQAMQETSADVSSVPSSRLSLSSSPTDSLSPVNPTQQVQGEGSIHSPECAEAMRSNEESLDQQQRLCEAQTGRLVKELEQTQTELSRLKHELQQERESHLRGKVIQKDLLSNTTSSSEQTTTVQRLLKMNHDLRAELEVQKRIQEEAREAELRRRVDLLAQQAQLLVTGDATALAQAHLEQERQWFIEQRMEWERTVVSLKSQLSISEGKRKESELRATQLQGQSHSYHAVQEEAEELRKALQEAKTQLRTNEDAQAQKEALLQKHLMLLQASQDRERRSLSASLARAEQNSQELQERLVRAEQQVESLNKNQMWSRDSEDTQHQLQEELASSVAAVQRYQDDKEELEQQCRELQNLLSEAEEEVGRLQSFLKTEELHCHDLKCSYEAVSEELQVALQKVQQKEAETQDMREGFENLLDRKEQELNEVLLKMEVLGNSLEETEAKLSEVFKVCTCATSRLEDECVETGKDNEELVEHHLASDSRSEERDQLHSSSNDQNHHYHHARVRSHSLGPSHQYIITSGDDPERFTTVIQLLETKLFVTEERLREITHQLEEHQDHMTCQDPHLHSQLTQSRASAQHLNLLLHSRAKRSRRFAQETENLCRLLSGRLQAALHIIQSCRETLERSTTIELTDFEGKLAAVEACLQQGWEDAEKQQRASFHACKGEDDILSEASAAAESSVDTQLTHTALSDDMASAAECLMRELVVVEKMLAALQSPNNQLKSFVPEQSDISLAHRYKLILAQIVTLKKTGEASVHSGIIRACTDAELIYAAFKIQQQYQDETQEHSGEREGLAHINRPELASYGEQVNGEDVCLDGTAKSLQCDEKMGDKRTPWLDRLISKLQRRAKVLWRLSQEVPGMEDNLDIDSPLNMNWMQEQAKLVYLSERLHLDLEQEQQRSMVLQDKLQAWCKQWDSSLTGGQEAFNYTSCELQEDNKALREELNHAKGKVISIETGKQGGKENKLRIEDDYQERMEKLEAEFQMKIQGQQHIREAEMEHLHEKRREEKHVAKSKETPLFHQGTSSPTEFQGVFWDKEVQQQHEKQVEEHVKDKEMPTQEETAAISAARRAHKEELERNGQTQRILESEDITRMHNEYQKVIQLLNKELALLSLQHTQKCLENSQLRGELQLRRKSITKHREKQRDTNEKAPVYSATNGNNPQSPLQTNDFYEEEILRPREAEMQFLRQAAVVGRVREELKTAEMDKMYSQTKKKNVSKNNHNEHHHVDTFSEDVRFDAWSSNTVTAGQNPDVSAANTSNASLLKKTDKPSLLRRIRAVRSKSLKEGLSVQERMKLFDSFQGGGYFT, from the exons ATGATGTCCAAAGCGCCAAG GTGGCCTGAGGCCGTGATCAACAAACCTACACATAGGAAATCAGGAAAG GAGGCATCATCTTTAACAGTGCCTGTATCCAGTAGAGGCAAACAGGCTGGCAACACCGCAAACAAAGCCACTTCTAATGGCGGAAGGAGTCACGGCATCTGCAGCAAGACTGGTGTGACTTTGAAAAGAAGCAACCACCAAGGTTCAGCATCTCGCCCACCCAAGCCAGCTCCGCAGCTCTGTAgcagtcagagcttttcttccctcCACACGTCCTCGCTCAATGCTGCTTCGTTCATGAGGAGCAGTCGCTCCCTCAACAGACTCGACCAGAGATCCACTGAagatg AATGTGATGTCGTGGGTTCAGATTCTTCGGTAAACAAAGGACCGTCCTCAGAAAACAAAGTCCTAGATTCTGGGGAGCCATTCAG gaaaaacaaagagCAGTGTCATGGCGATAATGATGAAAAGAAGCAAGTGAGCAGTTCTTCAGAGACGCTAAACACTGCTTCCTCTGAGCTCCCCACCACTGCATGCCTTCAACACGCTGACAAAGTCGAGAAAGAG AACAAAGACGCACTTTGTGCAGTGACTGCTGGGATTCAACGCAACCTGGTCCAAACAGCGTTGGAAAATGTGAGGCCCACAACTGTTCCTGCGAG CTCCCAGCTGGAGCAAAACGCCGAGGTGGATTCCAAAGTGGCGCACCGAGACAGCTGCTTGCAAGAGAACTACAGCTGTGAAGGTGCCGGAAAGTCACACAAACAAGAAGAACGAGGAGAAGGAGAGCTCAAAATGCAGCAAGCAATGCAGGAAACATCTGCCGATGTAAGCTCGGTGCCATCTTCCAGACTGTCGCTCTCCTCCTCACCCACTGATTCTCTATCACCTGTCAATCCTACACAGCAGGTGCAAGGAG AGGGCTCCATACATTCACCAGAATGTGCTGAGGCAATGCGGTCGAATGAGGAGAGTTTGGATCAACAGCAGCGTCTTTGTGAGGCACAAACAGGGCGACTTGTCAAAGAG CTGGAACAAACACAGACAGAACTGTCTCGACTGAAACATGAACTGCAACAAGAGCGAGAGAGTCATTTAAGAGGAAAGGTTATTCAA AAGGATCTTCTCTCCAACACCACGTCCTCATCAGAACAAACTACGACTGTGCAACGACTGCTGAAGATGAACCATGACCTCCGCGCTGAGTTGGAAGTCCAAAAGAGGATACAGGAGGAGGCCAGGGAAGCTGAACTACGTCGAAGAGTTGACCTATTAGCTCAGCAGGCACAGCTACTTGTGACGGGGGACGCCACAGCCCTTGCACAGGCCCATCTAGAGCAGGAACGCCAATGGTTTATTGAACAACGGATGGAGTGGGAGCGTACTGTCGTCTCCTTGAAGAGCCAGCTGAGCATCAGCGAAGGGAAGCGGAAGGAGTCCGAGCTGCGTGCGACACAGCTGCAGGGGCAGTCGCACAGTTATCACGCTGTCCAAGAGGAGGCTGAAGAACTGAGGAAGGCTCTCCAAGAGGCTAAAACACAGCTACGAACCAACGAGGATGCACAGGCTCAAAAAGAAGCTCTCCTGCAGAAGCACCTCATGCTCCTTCAAGCCAGCCAGGACAGGGAACGACGAAGTTTGTCAGCCAGCTTGGCACGGGCAGAGCAAAACTCCCAAGAACTGCAGGAGAGATTGGTCAGGGCCGAGCAGCAGGTGGAGAGCCTGAACAAGAACCAAATGTGGAGCAGGGACAGTGAGGACACGCAACATCAACTCCAGGAggagttagcttcttctgtggCTGCTGTGCAAAGGTATCAAGATGACAAAGAGGAGCTTGAGCAGCAATGTCGAGAGCTGCAGAACCTGTTGTCTGAGGCAGAAGAAGAAGTGGGCAGGCTGCAGAGTTtcttgaaaacagaagaattaCACTGCCATGATCTGAAGTGCTCATACGAGGCTGTCTCGGAGGAGCTGCAGGTGGCTCTGCAGAAGGTGCAGCAAAAGGAGGCTGAAACTCAGGACATGCGTGAAGGCTTTGAGAACCTCCTCGACAGGAAGGAACAGGAGCTTAATGAAGTTCTGCTGAAAATGGAAGTCTTAGGTAATAGCCTGGAAGAGACTGAAGCAAAACTCAGTGAGGTGTTCAAAGTTTGTACTTGTGCTACATCTCGTCTGGAGGATGAGTGTGTGGAGACTGGGAAGGACAATGAAGAGTTGGTGGAACACCATTTAGCAAGTGACAGCAGATCAGAAGAAAGAGATCAGTTACATAGCAGCTCAAATGATCAGAATCATCACTATCATCACGCACGAGTCCGGTCCCATTCACTAGGTCCATCACACCAGTACATCATCACCTCAGGAGATGATCCGGAAAGGTTTACAACTGTGATCCAGCTACTTGAAACCAAGCTTTTCGTAACAGAGGAAAGGCTACGGGAAATCACCCATCAACTGGAGGAACACCAGGATCACATGACGTGCCAGGACCCCCACCTCCACTCCCAGCTCACTCAGAGCCGAGCCTCGGCCCAGCATCTCAACCTGCTGCTTCACAGCCGAGCCAAGCGGAGCCGACGTTTTGCTCAGGAGACGGAGAACCTCTGCAGGCTCTTGTCCGGCCGCCTTCAGGCTGCACTGCACATCATACAAAGCTGCAGGGAGACACTTGAACGCAGCACCACCATCGAGCTGACCGACTTCGAGGGGAAACTGGCTGCTGTTGAGGCGTGTCTTCAGCAAGGATGGGAAGATGCAGAAAAACAGCAACGTGCATCCTTTCATGCCTGCAAAGGAGAGGACGACATCCTCAGTGAGGCTTCAGCTGCAGCTGAGAGCAGCGTTGACACACAGCTGACTCACACGGCACTTTCTGATGACATGGCAAGTGCTGCTGAGTGTTTGATGAGAGAATTGGTCGTAGTAGAAAAAATGCTGGCGGCCCTTCAGAGTCCAAATAATCAGCTCAAGTCTTTCGTGCCAGAACAAAGTGATATCAGCTTAGCACACAGGTATAAACTCATCCTCGCTCAAATAGTAACCTTAAAGAAGACAGGAGAGGCCAGTGTCCATAGTGGCATCATTAGAGCATGCACTGACGCAGAGCTCATTTATGCTGCCTTTAAAATCCAGCAGCAATATCAGGATGAAACTCAGGAGCACAGTGGCGAGAGGGAAGGTCTGGCACACATAAACCGACCGGAGTTGGCTTCCTATGGGGAGCAGGTCAATGGAGAGGACGTGTGTTTAGATGGAACAGCTAAATCTCTTCAATGTGATGAGAAAATGGGGGATAAAAGGACTCCCTGGTTAGACAGACTTATATCCAAGCTGCAAAGAAGAGCTAAAGTCTTGTGGCGGCTCAGTCAGGAGGTCCCTGGCATGGAGGATAACTTGGATATAGACTCTCCGCTAAACATGAACTGGATGCAGGAGCAAGCAAAGCTGGTTTATTTGTCAGAGAGGCTGCACTTAGATTTGGAGCAGGAGCAGCAGAGGAGCATGGTGCTGCAGGACAAACTACAGGCTTGGTGCAAACAGTGGGATTCCTCATTAACGGGCGGGCAGGAGGCCTTCAATTACACCTCATGTGAACTTCAGGAGGACAACAAAGCACTGAGAGAGGAACTGAACCATGCCAAGGGCAAGGTAATATCAATAGAGACTGGAAAACAGGGAGgcaaagaaaacaaactgaGGATTGAGGATGACTATCAGGAGAGGATGGAAAAACTGGAAGCAGAGTTTCAGATGAAGATACAGGGACAGCAGCATATACGCGAGGCGGAGATGGAACATTTGCATgaaaagagaagagaagagaaacaTGTTGCTAAGAGCAAAGAGACACCTCTATTCCACCAAGGCACATCCTCCCCAACTGAATTTCAGGGG GTCTTCTGGGATAAAGaggtgcagcagcagcatgagAAACAGGTGGAAGAACACGTGAAGGACAAAGAGATGCCGACGCAGGAGGAAACAGCAG CCATTTCTGCAGCGAGGAGAGCTCATAAAGAAGAGCTGGAGAGAAATGGACAAACTCAACGCATCTTGGAGAGTGAAGACATCACTCGTATGCACAATGAATATCA GAAGGTGATCCAGTTATTGAATAAGGAGCTGGCGCTGTTGTCGCTTCAgcacactcaaaaatgtttagAGAACTCTCAACTGCGAGGAGAGTTGCAACTGAGGAGAAAATCCATCACAAAGCACAGAGAGAAGCAG CGAGACACAAATGAAAAGGCTCCAGTGTATTCCGCCACAAATGGGAACAATCCACAGTCACCGTTGCAAACCAATGACTTCTATGAGGAGGAG ATCCTGCGGCCGAGGGAGGCCGAGATGCAGTTCCTAAGACAGGCAGCTGTTGTTGGGAGAGTCAGGGAAGAGTTGAAAACTGCTGAAATG GATAAAATGTACAGCCAGACCAAGAAGAAGAACGTTTCtaaaaacaaccacaatgaaCACCACCATGTCGACACTTTCAGTGAAGACGTCAGGTTTGACGCCTGGTCTTCCAACACAGTCACAGCTGGACAGAACCCTG
- the LOC129171310 gene encoding golgin subfamily A member 4-like isoform X4: MMSKAPRWPEAVINKPTHRKSGKEASSLTVPVSSRGKQAGNTANKATSNGGRSHGICSKTGVTLKRSNHQGSASRPPKPAPQLCSSQSFSSLHTSSLNAASFMRSSRSLNRLDQRSTEDECDVVGSDSSVNKGPSSENKVLDSGEPFRKNKEQCHGDNDEKKQVSSSSETLNTASSELPTTACLQHADKVEKENKDALCAVTAGIQRNLVQTALENVRPTTVPASSQLEQNAEVDSKVAHRDSCLQENYSCEGAGKSHKQEERGEGELKMQQAMQETSADVSSVPSSRLSLSSSPTDSLSPVNPTQQVQGEGSIHSPECAEAMRSNEESLDQQQRLCEAQTGRLVKELEQTQTELSRLKHELQQERESHLRGKVIQKDLLSNTTSSSEQTTTVQRLLKMNHDLRAELEVQKRIQEEAREAELRRRVDLLAQQAQLLVTGDATALAQAHLEQERQWFIEQRMEWERTVVSLKSQLSISEGKRKESELRATQLQGQSHSYHAVQEEAEELRKALQEAKTQLRTNEDAQAQKEALLQKHLMLLQASQDRERRSLSASLARAEQNSQELQERLVRAEQQVESLNKNQMWSRDSEDTQHQLQEELASSVAAVQRYQDDKEELEQQCRELQNLLSEAEEEVGRLQSFLKTEELHCHDLKCSYEAVSEELQVALQKVQQKEAETQDMREGFENLLDRKEQELNEVLLKMEVLGNSLEETEAKLSEVFKVCTCATSRLEDECVETGKDNEELVEHHLASDSRSEERDQLHSSSNDQNHHYHHARVRSHSLGPSHQYIITSGDDPERFTTVIQLLETKLFVTEERLREITHQLEEHQDHMTCQDPHLHSQLTQSRASAQHLNLLLHSRAKRSRRFAQETENLCRLLSGRLQAALHIIQSCRETLERSTTIELTDFEGKLAAVEACLQQGWEDAEKQQRASFHACKGEDDILSEASAAAESSVDTQLTHTALSDDMASAAECLMRELVVVEKMLAALQSPNNQLKSFVPEQSDISLAHRYKLILAQIVTLKKTGEASVHSGIIRACTDAELIYAAFKIQQQYQDETQEHSGEREGLAHINRPELASYGEQVNGEDVCLDGTAKSLQCDEKMGDKRTPWLDRLISKLQRRAKVLWRLSQEVPGMEDNLDIDSPLNMNWMQEQAKLVYLSERLHLDLEQEQQRSMVLQDKLQAWCKQWDSSLTGGQEAFNYTSCELQEDNKALREELNHAKGKVISIETGKQGGKENKLRIEDDYQERMEKLEAEFQMKIQGQQHIREAEMEHLHEKRREEKHVAKSKETPLFHQGTSSPTEFQGVFWDKEVQQQHEKQVEEHVKDKEMPTQEETAAISAARRAHKEELERNGQTQRILESEDITRMHNEYQKVIQLLNKELALLSLQHTQKCLENSQLRGELQLRRKSITKHREKQRDTNEKAPVYSATNGNNPQSPLQTNDFYEEEILRPREAEMQFLRQAAVVGRVREELKTAEMDKMYSQTKKKNVSKNNHNEHHHVDTFSEDVRFDAWSSNTVTAGQNPDVSAANTSNASLLKKTDKPSLLRRIRAVRSKSLKEGLSVQERMKLFDSFQV; encoded by the exons ATGATGTCCAAAGCGCCAAG GTGGCCTGAGGCCGTGATCAACAAACCTACACATAGGAAATCAGGAAAG GAGGCATCATCTTTAACAGTGCCTGTATCCAGTAGAGGCAAACAGGCTGGCAACACCGCAAACAAAGCCACTTCTAATGGCGGAAGGAGTCACGGCATCTGCAGCAAGACTGGTGTGACTTTGAAAAGAAGCAACCACCAAGGTTCAGCATCTCGCCCACCCAAGCCAGCTCCGCAGCTCTGTAgcagtcagagcttttcttccctcCACACGTCCTCGCTCAATGCTGCTTCGTTCATGAGGAGCAGTCGCTCCCTCAACAGACTCGACCAGAGATCCACTGAagatg AATGTGATGTCGTGGGTTCAGATTCTTCGGTAAACAAAGGACCGTCCTCAGAAAACAAAGTCCTAGATTCTGGGGAGCCATTCAG gaaaaacaaagagCAGTGTCATGGCGATAATGATGAAAAGAAGCAAGTGAGCAGTTCTTCAGAGACGCTAAACACTGCTTCCTCTGAGCTCCCCACCACTGCATGCCTTCAACACGCTGACAAAGTCGAGAAAGAG AACAAAGACGCACTTTGTGCAGTGACTGCTGGGATTCAACGCAACCTGGTCCAAACAGCGTTGGAAAATGTGAGGCCCACAACTGTTCCTGCGAG CTCCCAGCTGGAGCAAAACGCCGAGGTGGATTCCAAAGTGGCGCACCGAGACAGCTGCTTGCAAGAGAACTACAGCTGTGAAGGTGCCGGAAAGTCACACAAACAAGAAGAACGAGGAGAAGGAGAGCTCAAAATGCAGCAAGCAATGCAGGAAACATCTGCCGATGTAAGCTCGGTGCCATCTTCCAGACTGTCGCTCTCCTCCTCACCCACTGATTCTCTATCACCTGTCAATCCTACACAGCAGGTGCAAGGAG AGGGCTCCATACATTCACCAGAATGTGCTGAGGCAATGCGGTCGAATGAGGAGAGTTTGGATCAACAGCAGCGTCTTTGTGAGGCACAAACAGGGCGACTTGTCAAAGAG CTGGAACAAACACAGACAGAACTGTCTCGACTGAAACATGAACTGCAACAAGAGCGAGAGAGTCATTTAAGAGGAAAGGTTATTCAA AAGGATCTTCTCTCCAACACCACGTCCTCATCAGAACAAACTACGACTGTGCAACGACTGCTGAAGATGAACCATGACCTCCGCGCTGAGTTGGAAGTCCAAAAGAGGATACAGGAGGAGGCCAGGGAAGCTGAACTACGTCGAAGAGTTGACCTATTAGCTCAGCAGGCACAGCTACTTGTGACGGGGGACGCCACAGCCCTTGCACAGGCCCATCTAGAGCAGGAACGCCAATGGTTTATTGAACAACGGATGGAGTGGGAGCGTACTGTCGTCTCCTTGAAGAGCCAGCTGAGCATCAGCGAAGGGAAGCGGAAGGAGTCCGAGCTGCGTGCGACACAGCTGCAGGGGCAGTCGCACAGTTATCACGCTGTCCAAGAGGAGGCTGAAGAACTGAGGAAGGCTCTCCAAGAGGCTAAAACACAGCTACGAACCAACGAGGATGCACAGGCTCAAAAAGAAGCTCTCCTGCAGAAGCACCTCATGCTCCTTCAAGCCAGCCAGGACAGGGAACGACGAAGTTTGTCAGCCAGCTTGGCACGGGCAGAGCAAAACTCCCAAGAACTGCAGGAGAGATTGGTCAGGGCCGAGCAGCAGGTGGAGAGCCTGAACAAGAACCAAATGTGGAGCAGGGACAGTGAGGACACGCAACATCAACTCCAGGAggagttagcttcttctgtggCTGCTGTGCAAAGGTATCAAGATGACAAAGAGGAGCTTGAGCAGCAATGTCGAGAGCTGCAGAACCTGTTGTCTGAGGCAGAAGAAGAAGTGGGCAGGCTGCAGAGTTtcttgaaaacagaagaattaCACTGCCATGATCTGAAGTGCTCATACGAGGCTGTCTCGGAGGAGCTGCAGGTGGCTCTGCAGAAGGTGCAGCAAAAGGAGGCTGAAACTCAGGACATGCGTGAAGGCTTTGAGAACCTCCTCGACAGGAAGGAACAGGAGCTTAATGAAGTTCTGCTGAAAATGGAAGTCTTAGGTAATAGCCTGGAAGAGACTGAAGCAAAACTCAGTGAGGTGTTCAAAGTTTGTACTTGTGCTACATCTCGTCTGGAGGATGAGTGTGTGGAGACTGGGAAGGACAATGAAGAGTTGGTGGAACACCATTTAGCAAGTGACAGCAGATCAGAAGAAAGAGATCAGTTACATAGCAGCTCAAATGATCAGAATCATCACTATCATCACGCACGAGTCCGGTCCCATTCACTAGGTCCATCACACCAGTACATCATCACCTCAGGAGATGATCCGGAAAGGTTTACAACTGTGATCCAGCTACTTGAAACCAAGCTTTTCGTAACAGAGGAAAGGCTACGGGAAATCACCCATCAACTGGAGGAACACCAGGATCACATGACGTGCCAGGACCCCCACCTCCACTCCCAGCTCACTCAGAGCCGAGCCTCGGCCCAGCATCTCAACCTGCTGCTTCACAGCCGAGCCAAGCGGAGCCGACGTTTTGCTCAGGAGACGGAGAACCTCTGCAGGCTCTTGTCCGGCCGCCTTCAGGCTGCACTGCACATCATACAAAGCTGCAGGGAGACACTTGAACGCAGCACCACCATCGAGCTGACCGACTTCGAGGGGAAACTGGCTGCTGTTGAGGCGTGTCTTCAGCAAGGATGGGAAGATGCAGAAAAACAGCAACGTGCATCCTTTCATGCCTGCAAAGGAGAGGACGACATCCTCAGTGAGGCTTCAGCTGCAGCTGAGAGCAGCGTTGACACACAGCTGACTCACACGGCACTTTCTGATGACATGGCAAGTGCTGCTGAGTGTTTGATGAGAGAATTGGTCGTAGTAGAAAAAATGCTGGCGGCCCTTCAGAGTCCAAATAATCAGCTCAAGTCTTTCGTGCCAGAACAAAGTGATATCAGCTTAGCACACAGGTATAAACTCATCCTCGCTCAAATAGTAACCTTAAAGAAGACAGGAGAGGCCAGTGTCCATAGTGGCATCATTAGAGCATGCACTGACGCAGAGCTCATTTATGCTGCCTTTAAAATCCAGCAGCAATATCAGGATGAAACTCAGGAGCACAGTGGCGAGAGGGAAGGTCTGGCACACATAAACCGACCGGAGTTGGCTTCCTATGGGGAGCAGGTCAATGGAGAGGACGTGTGTTTAGATGGAACAGCTAAATCTCTTCAATGTGATGAGAAAATGGGGGATAAAAGGACTCCCTGGTTAGACAGACTTATATCCAAGCTGCAAAGAAGAGCTAAAGTCTTGTGGCGGCTCAGTCAGGAGGTCCCTGGCATGGAGGATAACTTGGATATAGACTCTCCGCTAAACATGAACTGGATGCAGGAGCAAGCAAAGCTGGTTTATTTGTCAGAGAGGCTGCACTTAGATTTGGAGCAGGAGCAGCAGAGGAGCATGGTGCTGCAGGACAAACTACAGGCTTGGTGCAAACAGTGGGATTCCTCATTAACGGGCGGGCAGGAGGCCTTCAATTACACCTCATGTGAACTTCAGGAGGACAACAAAGCACTGAGAGAGGAACTGAACCATGCCAAGGGCAAGGTAATATCAATAGAGACTGGAAAACAGGGAGgcaaagaaaacaaactgaGGATTGAGGATGACTATCAGGAGAGGATGGAAAAACTGGAAGCAGAGTTTCAGATGAAGATACAGGGACAGCAGCATATACGCGAGGCGGAGATGGAACATTTGCATgaaaagagaagagaagagaaacaTGTTGCTAAGAGCAAAGAGACACCTCTATTCCACCAAGGCACATCCTCCCCAACTGAATTTCAGGGG GTCTTCTGGGATAAAGaggtgcagcagcagcatgagAAACAGGTGGAAGAACACGTGAAGGACAAAGAGATGCCGACGCAGGAGGAAACAGCAG CCATTTCTGCAGCGAGGAGAGCTCATAAAGAAGAGCTGGAGAGAAATGGACAAACTCAACGCATCTTGGAGAGTGAAGACATCACTCGTATGCACAATGAATATCA GAAGGTGATCCAGTTATTGAATAAGGAGCTGGCGCTGTTGTCGCTTCAgcacactcaaaaatgtttagAGAACTCTCAACTGCGAGGAGAGTTGCAACTGAGGAGAAAATCCATCACAAAGCACAGAGAGAAGCAG CGAGACACAAATGAAAAGGCTCCAGTGTATTCCGCCACAAATGGGAACAATCCACAGTCACCGTTGCAAACCAATGACTTCTATGAGGAGGAG ATCCTGCGGCCGAGGGAGGCCGAGATGCAGTTCCTAAGACAGGCAGCTGTTGTTGGGAGAGTCAGGGAAGAGTTGAAAACTGCTGAAATG GATAAAATGTACAGCCAGACCAAGAAGAAGAACGTTTCtaaaaacaaccacaatgaaCACCACCATGTCGACACTTTCAGTGAAGACGTCAGGTTTGACGCCTGGTCTTCCAACACAGTCACAGCTGGACAGAACCCTG